From one Culex quinquefasciatus strain JHB chromosome 3, VPISU_Cqui_1.0_pri_paternal, whole genome shotgun sequence genomic stretch:
- the LOC6048044 gene encoding zinc finger protein 26 isoform X1 — protein MDSCRLCLGDFLQPLPEDAFSIHSMEAKLRTVFTFEIPYNKRLSKSICPDCAITVSKNQQQLLDQIDDEDSMQAELGAIIEKAVRRSPKENYKHLFRAMSEETAKVQDPEISVKITRKQKSKSAAIRFERNLISRYLDMVCDLCHEDQYTYQRLETHFRRHHGRRVAYVVCCGEKLSSEGRISEHLQKHMNAIKSPKVSAKVGTWERRVELAFGSMLSDFKRDLEGYEPLPDMAAALKGDIEEQKKMYDVQDYLVQTYFTLDCELCGLKISNLNDRRMHFRQNHPSEKYFVSCCRQRFSPRISIMRHLNRHWRHESARAKVVKQVKMETEAVESARMKQDQAVYGPLMNEFREDLIEGGFTPPKKIPETKTVERMKRLHQMQDYLIAKHTPLNCELCGAEISTYTGRQNHFKIGHPKEKFYIQCCGKTMFTRQGVIVHLLRHRKGLPTTVEPSPTIRQVPENSKDDALIEAFYKMDCELCDYTGSSYLDLRVHFQKSHREEGFFITCCNRRFKTKYHIVEHINSHRKPPTKCDHCEATFFSERSRSVEEIFHCDQCVESFPSRNLLTLHAYKHELVACEICGAEMKRCALRVHRLNVHKLDEEIVCHVCARVYHSKSVFNKHYREAHLGIRRKSKRKSKAKKKRPAQEPVTGDGGTEWQVEEE, from the exons ATTCCTTACAATAAACGCCTCTCCAAGTCCATCTGTCCGGATTGTGCCATCACCGTATCCAAG AACCAGCAGCAGCTGCTGGACCAGATCGACGACGAGGACTCGATGCAAGCGGAACTGGGCGCCATCATAGAAAAGGCCGTCCGACGCTCCCCAAAGGAAAACTACAAACATCTGTTCCGTGCGATGAGCGAAGAAACGGCCAAGGTGCAAGATCCGGAGATATCGGTCAAGATCACGCGCAAGCAAAAGTCGAAAAGCGCGGCCATTCGATTCGAGCGGAACTTGATCAGCAGATATTTGGACATGGTTTGCGACCTCTGCCACGAGGATCAGTACACGTACCAGCGGCTGGAGACTCACTTCCGGCGACACCACGGACGTCGGGTGGCTTACGTGGTTTGCTGCGGCGAGAAGCTGTCCAGCGAGGGCAGGATTTCGGAACACTTGCAGAAGCACATGAATGCGATCAAGAGTCCGAAGGTTTCCGCCAAGGTCGGCACTTGGGAGCGGCGCGTGGAGTTGGCGTTTGGGTCGATGTTGAGTGACTTTAAACGGGATTTGGAGGGTTACGAACCGTTGCCGGATATGGCCGCGGCGTTGAAAGGGGACATTGAAGAGCAGAAAAAGATGTACGACGTTCAGGACTATCTGGTGCAGACGTACTTTACGCTGGACTGCGAGTTGTGTGGACTCAAGATAAGCAATTTGAACGATCGTCGGATGCACTTCCGGCAGAATCACCCGAGTGAGAAGTACTTTGTGTCGTGCTGTCGACAGCGGTTCTCGCCGAGGATCAGCATCATGAGACACTTGAATCGTCACTGGCGCCACGAGTCGGCCAGGGCCAAGGTCGTCAAACAGGTCAAAATGGAAACGGAAGCGGTGGAGAGTGCTCGGATGAAGCAGGACCAGGCGGTTTACGGACCGTTGATGAACGAGTTTCGTGAGGATCTCATCGAGGGAGGGTTCACACCACCGAAGAAGATTCCGGAAACGAAGACCGTCGAGCGGATGAAGCGACTTCATCAGATGCAAGATTACCTGATCGCAAAGCACACGCCGTTGAACTGTGAGCTGTGCGGAGCAGAGATCAGTACGTACACTGGTCGACAGAACCACTTCAAGATCGGACATCCCAAGGAAAAGTTTTACATTCAGTGCTGTGGTAAGACCATGTTTACCCGCCAGGGAGTCATCGTTCATCTGCTACGCCACCGGAAGGGTCTTCCTACGACGGTGGAACCATCCCCCACCATCCGACAAGTTCCGGAGAATTCCAAAGACGACGCCCTCATCGAAGCGTTCTACAAGATGGATTGCGAGCTGTGCGACTACACCGGATCCTCCTACCTGGACCTTCGGGTTCACTTCCAAAAAAGCCACCGAGAGGAAGGTTTCTTCATAACCTGCTGCAATCGACGGTTCAAAACAAAGTACCACATCGTGGAGCACATCAACAGCCACCGGAAGCCGCCGACCAAGTGTGACCACTGCGAGGCCACCTTCTTCAGCGAGCGATCCCGGTCGGTCGAGGAAATCTTCCACTGCGATCAGTGCGTCGAGTCGTTTCCCAGCCGGAACCTGCTGACGCTTCACGCCTACAAGCACGAGCTGGTCGCGTGCGAGATTTGCGGGGCCGAAATGAAGCGGTGCGCACTCCGGGTTCACCGGTTGAACGTGCACAAGCTGGACGAGGAAATTGTTTGCCACGTGTGCGCCCGGGTTTACCACTCGAAGTCGGTGTTCAACAAGCACTACCGGGAGGCTCATCTGGGCATTCGGAGGAAGAGCAAGCGGAAGAGCAAGGCTAAGAAGAAGCGACCGGCGCAGGAACCGGTGACCGGTGATGGGGGGACCGAGTGGCAGGTTGAGGAGGAGTAA
- the LOC6048044 gene encoding zinc finger protein 26 isoform X3 → MQAELGAIIEKAVRRSPKENYKHLFRAMSEETAKVQDPEISVKITRKQKSKSAAIRFERNLISRYLDMVCDLCHEDQYTYQRLETHFRRHHGRRVAYVVCCGEKLSSEGRISEHLQKHMNAIKSPKVSAKVGTWERRVELAFGSMLSDFKRDLEGYEPLPDMAAALKGDIEEQKKMYDVQDYLVQTYFTLDCELCGLKISNLNDRRMHFRQNHPSEKYFVSCCRQRFSPRISIMRHLNRHWRHESARAKVVKQVKMETEAVESARMKQDQAVYGPLMNEFREDLIEGGFTPPKKIPETKTVERMKRLHQMQDYLIAKHTPLNCELCGAEISTYTGRQNHFKIGHPKEKFYIQCCGKTMFTRQGVIVHLLRHRKGLPTTVEPSPTIRQVPENSKDDALIEAFYKMDCELCDYTGSSYLDLRVHFQKSHREEGFFITCCNRRFKTKYHIVEHINSHRKPPTKCDHCEATFFSERSRSVEEIFHCDQCVESFPSRNLLTLHAYKHELVACEICGAEMKRCALRVHRLNVHKLDEEIVCHVCARVYHSKSVFNKHYREAHLGIRRKSKRKSKAKKKRPAQEPVTGDGGTEWQVEEE, encoded by the coding sequence ATGCAAGCGGAACTGGGCGCCATCATAGAAAAGGCCGTCCGACGCTCCCCAAAGGAAAACTACAAACATCTGTTCCGTGCGATGAGCGAAGAAACGGCCAAGGTGCAAGATCCGGAGATATCGGTCAAGATCACGCGCAAGCAAAAGTCGAAAAGCGCGGCCATTCGATTCGAGCGGAACTTGATCAGCAGATATTTGGACATGGTTTGCGACCTCTGCCACGAGGATCAGTACACGTACCAGCGGCTGGAGACTCACTTCCGGCGACACCACGGACGTCGGGTGGCTTACGTGGTTTGCTGCGGCGAGAAGCTGTCCAGCGAGGGCAGGATTTCGGAACACTTGCAGAAGCACATGAATGCGATCAAGAGTCCGAAGGTTTCCGCCAAGGTCGGCACTTGGGAGCGGCGCGTGGAGTTGGCGTTTGGGTCGATGTTGAGTGACTTTAAACGGGATTTGGAGGGTTACGAACCGTTGCCGGATATGGCCGCGGCGTTGAAAGGGGACATTGAAGAGCAGAAAAAGATGTACGACGTTCAGGACTATCTGGTGCAGACGTACTTTACGCTGGACTGCGAGTTGTGTGGACTCAAGATAAGCAATTTGAACGATCGTCGGATGCACTTCCGGCAGAATCACCCGAGTGAGAAGTACTTTGTGTCGTGCTGTCGACAGCGGTTCTCGCCGAGGATCAGCATCATGAGACACTTGAATCGTCACTGGCGCCACGAGTCGGCCAGGGCCAAGGTCGTCAAACAGGTCAAAATGGAAACGGAAGCGGTGGAGAGTGCTCGGATGAAGCAGGACCAGGCGGTTTACGGACCGTTGATGAACGAGTTTCGTGAGGATCTCATCGAGGGAGGGTTCACACCACCGAAGAAGATTCCGGAAACGAAGACCGTCGAGCGGATGAAGCGACTTCATCAGATGCAAGATTACCTGATCGCAAAGCACACGCCGTTGAACTGTGAGCTGTGCGGAGCAGAGATCAGTACGTACACTGGTCGACAGAACCACTTCAAGATCGGACATCCCAAGGAAAAGTTTTACATTCAGTGCTGTGGTAAGACCATGTTTACCCGCCAGGGAGTCATCGTTCATCTGCTACGCCACCGGAAGGGTCTTCCTACGACGGTGGAACCATCCCCCACCATCCGACAAGTTCCGGAGAATTCCAAAGACGACGCCCTCATCGAAGCGTTCTACAAGATGGATTGCGAGCTGTGCGACTACACCGGATCCTCCTACCTGGACCTTCGGGTTCACTTCCAAAAAAGCCACCGAGAGGAAGGTTTCTTCATAACCTGCTGCAATCGACGGTTCAAAACAAAGTACCACATCGTGGAGCACATCAACAGCCACCGGAAGCCGCCGACCAAGTGTGACCACTGCGAGGCCACCTTCTTCAGCGAGCGATCCCGGTCGGTCGAGGAAATCTTCCACTGCGATCAGTGCGTCGAGTCGTTTCCCAGCCGGAACCTGCTGACGCTTCACGCCTACAAGCACGAGCTGGTCGCGTGCGAGATTTGCGGGGCCGAAATGAAGCGGTGCGCACTCCGGGTTCACCGGTTGAACGTGCACAAGCTGGACGAGGAAATTGTTTGCCACGTGTGCGCCCGGGTTTACCACTCGAAGTCGGTGTTCAACAAGCACTACCGGGAGGCTCATCTGGGCATTCGGAGGAAGAGCAAGCGGAAGAGCAAGGCTAAGAAGAAGCGACCGGCGCAGGAACCGGTGACCGGTGATGGGGGGACCGAGTGGCAGGTTGAGGAGGAGTAA
- the LOC6048044 gene encoding zinc finger protein 26 isoform X2, producing the protein MFLHQKFPYLYNFATTVHQNQQQLLDQIDDEDSMQAELGAIIEKAVRRSPKENYKHLFRAMSEETAKVQDPEISVKITRKQKSKSAAIRFERNLISRYLDMVCDLCHEDQYTYQRLETHFRRHHGRRVAYVVCCGEKLSSEGRISEHLQKHMNAIKSPKVSAKVGTWERRVELAFGSMLSDFKRDLEGYEPLPDMAAALKGDIEEQKKMYDVQDYLVQTYFTLDCELCGLKISNLNDRRMHFRQNHPSEKYFVSCCRQRFSPRISIMRHLNRHWRHESARAKVVKQVKMETEAVESARMKQDQAVYGPLMNEFREDLIEGGFTPPKKIPETKTVERMKRLHQMQDYLIAKHTPLNCELCGAEISTYTGRQNHFKIGHPKEKFYIQCCGKTMFTRQGVIVHLLRHRKGLPTTVEPSPTIRQVPENSKDDALIEAFYKMDCELCDYTGSSYLDLRVHFQKSHREEGFFITCCNRRFKTKYHIVEHINSHRKPPTKCDHCEATFFSERSRSVEEIFHCDQCVESFPSRNLLTLHAYKHELVACEICGAEMKRCALRVHRLNVHKLDEEIVCHVCARVYHSKSVFNKHYREAHLGIRRKSKRKSKAKKKRPAQEPVTGDGGTEWQVEEE; encoded by the coding sequence atgtttttgcatcAAAAATTCCCGtatctctacaactttgccaccACGGTGCACCAGAACCAGCAGCAGCTGCTGGACCAGATCGACGACGAGGACTCGATGCAAGCGGAACTGGGCGCCATCATAGAAAAGGCCGTCCGACGCTCCCCAAAGGAAAACTACAAACATCTGTTCCGTGCGATGAGCGAAGAAACGGCCAAGGTGCAAGATCCGGAGATATCGGTCAAGATCACGCGCAAGCAAAAGTCGAAAAGCGCGGCCATTCGATTCGAGCGGAACTTGATCAGCAGATATTTGGACATGGTTTGCGACCTCTGCCACGAGGATCAGTACACGTACCAGCGGCTGGAGACTCACTTCCGGCGACACCACGGACGTCGGGTGGCTTACGTGGTTTGCTGCGGCGAGAAGCTGTCCAGCGAGGGCAGGATTTCGGAACACTTGCAGAAGCACATGAATGCGATCAAGAGTCCGAAGGTTTCCGCCAAGGTCGGCACTTGGGAGCGGCGCGTGGAGTTGGCGTTTGGGTCGATGTTGAGTGACTTTAAACGGGATTTGGAGGGTTACGAACCGTTGCCGGATATGGCCGCGGCGTTGAAAGGGGACATTGAAGAGCAGAAAAAGATGTACGACGTTCAGGACTATCTGGTGCAGACGTACTTTACGCTGGACTGCGAGTTGTGTGGACTCAAGATAAGCAATTTGAACGATCGTCGGATGCACTTCCGGCAGAATCACCCGAGTGAGAAGTACTTTGTGTCGTGCTGTCGACAGCGGTTCTCGCCGAGGATCAGCATCATGAGACACTTGAATCGTCACTGGCGCCACGAGTCGGCCAGGGCCAAGGTCGTCAAACAGGTCAAAATGGAAACGGAAGCGGTGGAGAGTGCTCGGATGAAGCAGGACCAGGCGGTTTACGGACCGTTGATGAACGAGTTTCGTGAGGATCTCATCGAGGGAGGGTTCACACCACCGAAGAAGATTCCGGAAACGAAGACCGTCGAGCGGATGAAGCGACTTCATCAGATGCAAGATTACCTGATCGCAAAGCACACGCCGTTGAACTGTGAGCTGTGCGGAGCAGAGATCAGTACGTACACTGGTCGACAGAACCACTTCAAGATCGGACATCCCAAGGAAAAGTTTTACATTCAGTGCTGTGGTAAGACCATGTTTACCCGCCAGGGAGTCATCGTTCATCTGCTACGCCACCGGAAGGGTCTTCCTACGACGGTGGAACCATCCCCCACCATCCGACAAGTTCCGGAGAATTCCAAAGACGACGCCCTCATCGAAGCGTTCTACAAGATGGATTGCGAGCTGTGCGACTACACCGGATCCTCCTACCTGGACCTTCGGGTTCACTTCCAAAAAAGCCACCGAGAGGAAGGTTTCTTCATAACCTGCTGCAATCGACGGTTCAAAACAAAGTACCACATCGTGGAGCACATCAACAGCCACCGGAAGCCGCCGACCAAGTGTGACCACTGCGAGGCCACCTTCTTCAGCGAGCGATCCCGGTCGGTCGAGGAAATCTTCCACTGCGATCAGTGCGTCGAGTCGTTTCCCAGCCGGAACCTGCTGACGCTTCACGCCTACAAGCACGAGCTGGTCGCGTGCGAGATTTGCGGGGCCGAAATGAAGCGGTGCGCACTCCGGGTTCACCGGTTGAACGTGCACAAGCTGGACGAGGAAATTGTTTGCCACGTGTGCGCCCGGGTTTACCACTCGAAGTCGGTGTTCAACAAGCACTACCGGGAGGCTCATCTGGGCATTCGGAGGAAGAGCAAGCGGAAGAGCAAGGCTAAGAAGAAGCGACCGGCGCAGGAACCGGTGACCGGTGATGGGGGGACCGAGTGGCAGGTTGAGGAGGAGTAA